From Zalophus californianus isolate mZalCal1 chromosome 16, mZalCal1.pri.v2, whole genome shotgun sequence, one genomic window encodes:
- the SUPT4H1 gene encoding transcription elongation factor SPT4 yields MALETVPKDLRHLRACLLCSLVKTIDQFEYDGCDNCDAYLQMKGNREMVYDCTSSSFDGIIAMMSPEDSWVSKWQRVSNFKPGVYAVSVTGRLPQGIVRELKSRGVAYKSRDTAIKT; encoded by the exons ATGGCCCTGGAGACGGTGCCGAAGGACCTGCGGCATCTGCGGGCTTGTTTGCTGTGTTCGTTGGTCAAG ACTATAGACCAGTTTGAATATGATGGTTGTGACAATTGTGATGCATACCTTCAGATGAAGGGTAACCGGGAGATGGTATATGACTGCACCAGCTCTTCCTTTGACGG aATCATTGCGATGATGAGTCCAGAGGACAGCTGGGTCTCCAAGTGGCAGCGAGTCA GTAACTTTAAGCCGGGTGTGTATGCAGTGTCAGTCACTGGTCGCCTTCCCCAAG GAATTGTGCGAGAGCTGAAAAGTCGAGGAGTGGCCTACAAATCCAGAGACACGGCTATAAAGACCTAG